The nucleotide window CCAGCCATTGTTGATGATATGGCCGAGCCACTACCGGCACACCGATGCGCTTCTCCAGCATAGGAAATGACACCGTGTAGAAGTCACCATTTTTCTCGACTTTTAGGTTCTGATTGTTGAACGAACACCACATCTTCCTGAATACCCGAGCTTGTTGGTGTTTCTTCTGCGATTTCACATCCCGAATCGTTTGGTTAATGATTGCAGACGGGAACTTCTCGTCAGAAAACTCCTTGAAAATCTTGCTGGTCGCCTTGTTCACGTTGGGATGAAGCAGGAGCCAGTTTGCAAACTCCGTGTTGATTTGCGTCATTCGTTCATACATGGCTTGTTTGAATTTGGTTGGTTGATACAGTTCCAACTTGAGTGTGATGGTGGGCATCCATTCACCCCCTTTTCTTTTGTTCTTCCACATATCGCCGGATCGTTTCACTTGAAACGTTTCCAGCCGTACTAACAAAGAATGAGCGTGTCCACAAGCTTGGCAAATGAGACAAGTGATTGAATTCTTGCCTCAGTTTTCCAGAAGTCACCCCTTTCAATTTTGCCATGATGTCAGATGGCGAATCACTGGGTAGGGAGTTTAAAAACAGATGACAGTGATCCGGCATCACTTCCATGGCAAGGATATCCCAACCGTTTTCCTGACAAATGTCTTTCACCAACTGTTTAAATTGCTCTTCCACTTGGTTTATCAACACTTTTCTGCGATAACGTGGGCAGAAAACAAAGTGGTAGTGAATCAGATGTCTTTTTCGTCCTCCTGTATGCTTGTCCCATGGTTTTAGTTTTATCAGTATTTTATAAATACTGCAACAACTAAAAACAAAAAATGTTGCTCTAAGCGCCCTTTTCAGAAGGCACCGAGCAACGCCGCCTTTCATCCCACGATTGAAATACCCCAAGGATATTTCCTATGGGCGCGGTGGGCTTTCAGGCGACTTTTTCTGTAAACACAAACAATATAAAGGGATAAGCGATGGAGATCATGAGAAAACCGACGGACAATCTCATGGCCGTAGTTGTCGTGCGGCTGATGACGGCAAAAAACATCGTCACCGCCGAGATGACGACCAGGGTCGCAAAGGCGATCATATAATACCGCAGATGATAGGAAAAGGCTTGCCCGCTGGAAACCCATCCTACATGCAGAAAGAGGCGAGTCTGACCAGTGAAAGGGAACATCCAGGCACCGATCAGATAACTTTCCAGAAAATAAGCCACCTGCAACAGGCCGACAGTTCCCATCACCGTCAACCATTTGGCGAAAAAGATTTGGCGAAAGGAATAGGCACGCAACATGATCAATCGAAGCTGTCCGGTCCTGTACTCTTCGGTGATCGAAAAGACCAACAACATCAACACAATCAGGTTAAAAAAGGTGATCAACTGCTCAGCCAAGGCCATGGTGGGAAAATTGTCCATCACGGTGAACTCGGGGCTGAAGGGAGAAAGATGCGCATTCTTCTCCAAGTAATACTTTCCTGTCACCCACAATACCAACGGAATCGAAAAGAAAAGGATCCAAGTGATCCGTCTGCTCCATAAACGTTCCCACTCACTGATCCACAACCGAATCATGACGACACCCACTCGATAAACAAATCTTCTAATTTCTTCTGTTTCTTTTCGATTCCCAATACCCGCACATTGTGTTGCATCAGCAACCGGTTGATCTCGTCAATTTTATTTTCTCCGACCTGTACCTCCAAACGGTTGGGTGACAATTGTTTCACCGCCACTTTCCCCGACAAAACTGCCAATGCCTGGTCCGCTTTAGATACCGTATACACCCACCCATCGTTTCCAGACAAATCCTCCATCCTTCCCTGCCAAACCAAACGCCCTTTGCGGACTACTACCAACCGGTTGCACATTTGTTCCAATTCATCAAGCAGGTGACTGGATATGAAAAACGTCAGCCCCTTTTGATCACGAAGACGGATGATCAGCTCACGCAATTCCCTTATTCCCATCGGATCGAGCCCGTTGGCCGGCTCATCCAGGATGACGACCTTTTGGTTCCCCAATAGCGCTTGTGCGATCCCCAATCGCTGTTTCATCCCCAGAGAGTAGGTTTTCACTTTCTGATCGGCGGTTCCCATCAATCCGACCGTCTGCAACACTTCCTCCACCCGGCGCTTCTTCCCCCTCCGGAAGGTTGGTATGCGATCGGGCCAGATTGAGCAGATTTTTTCTTCCCGTCATGTAAGGGATAAAAATCGGTGATTCCACGATGGCGCCAAGCTCCAATAACGCTTTTGATTGATGTTGGTTCATGGCATGTCACTGATGATCCCAGCCAAGCCCATTGCAGTTGTTGGCCAGGTATGGAAGCGTTCCATTTGTGGAGATGATAACCATTGAGTCCTTATCAGGGAGGGATAACATGTCCAAATTAATCATACTGATGGGCCTTCCTGGCTCAGGGAAAAGTACTTATGCCAACCAATTCGACCACGGTGTGGTATTATCCAGTGATACGATCAGAAAGGAGTTATTCAACGATGTTCAGTTTCAGGGAAATAATAAGTTAGTGTTTGATACCCTTTACAGAAGAGCGAAGGAATATTTGGAACGCGGTTATGATGTGGTCATTGATTCCACCCATCTTGAAGCACATAGGAGACTTCAAGTGATCAATCTGTTTCGGGGGTATGAAAAAGAAATCCATGTCATCCATACTCCCGTTGATGAGTGTAAAAGACGCAATCGGGAACGTGAAAGAGTGGTCCCAGAATACGTGATTGACCAAATGGCGGAGAAAATGGAATATCCCACTTACAAGGAAGGATGGTCGAAAATTGTGGATGTGAATCCAAATCAACTAGACTAAAAAGGTGAAACCATGGTCCATTATTGGAATGACTGAATACATAAACGGGGCAGCATGAATAAATCCCTACCATTCATTCCCCTTCATCAACATCTCATGACTAACTGTGCGATCGTATAATAGGGGCTAAATCTATGGGGATAAAAGACCTTGCGATGGATTTCCTAGTGTTGCCGAAAATCTGGCTTCATTTCGGTTTCAAAAGTCAATATAAAAGTCAACGTTTCCATACTGACCATATAGACGAGTTGTGAGACAATGAGGGTAGCCAAGAATGGGGACGGGACATGGAACGAACGTTCCCTTATCACAGGTAATATTGATTCCAGAAATGGAGGGAGACAAGGATGAAAGCAATTGTTCTCAGAGAATTCGGCGGTCCGGAACAACTGCGATATGAGGAGGTACCGGATCCGACGCCTGGTCGGGGCGAGGTAGTCGTTCGTCTGAAAGCCGCGGCACTCAACCGAAGGGATTATTTCATCACCATCAACCAGTATCCTGGGATTCGAATCCCAGCGATCCCCGGTTCCGATGGTGCGGGCATTGTGGTCGCCGTCGGAGAAGGAGTAGACAGCATCGCCGTCGGCAGCGAAGTAGTGATCAATCCTACTTTGAACTGGGGAGACAATCCGAGGGTCCAGGGGCCGGATTTTCAGATCTTGGGAGTGCCTACTGACGGAACCTATGCGCAGTTGGTAAAAGTGCCTGCGGAGAATGTGTTTCCAAAGCCTGAATACCTCTCTTGGGAAGAGGCCGCAGCTCTCCCGTTGGCAGCACTGACTGCTTACCGAGCGCTCATTACCCGCGGGCGGCTTCAGCCGGGCGAGACGGTATTTATTCCGGGAATCGGCGGCGGTGTTGCCACCTTCTTGCTCCAAATCGCTGTAGCAACCGGAGCTCGGGTGTTTGTTTCCTCACGTAGCGACGAAAAAATCGAACGTGCCCTTCAGCTGGGGGCAGCCGGTGGGGTGAATGTCAACTCGGAGAAGTGGGTGAAGGAACTACAAGATCGTATGGAGGGACAGGCCGATCTGTGCGTGGACAGCGTTGGTGGGGACACCTTTACCCAACTCATCCGCATTGCCAAGCCGGGCGGACGCATTGTCACTTTTGGAGCAACCCGCGGACCGGTCCCCAATCTGGTCATGCCACTGATCTTCCTAAAGCAACTGGATATTCTCGGCAGCACCATGGGGAATGCCGAGGAGTTTGAACAGATGCTGTCCTTTTTCAAAAAGCACGAAATCCGGCCGGTGATCGATCGGTCGTTCCCGTTGGAGCAGGCGAGTGAAGCACTGAAGCGGATGCAAGCAGGAGATCAGTTCGGGAAAATCCTGCTGGAAATTCCCGAGTAATCGTTTCAACCGTTCTATTTCGATCTTAGATTGCCCCCTTTTTGGGGGCTTTTTTGATACGCAATCTGAACGTACCAATCCGAGAAAAAAGCACTCCTTATCTTTCCACAACCTCCCTCTTATGGACAAAAACGATGTCCTTTCGTATAATGAAGCCCGAACCAATCGAATATTCGAGGGGAGCTGGATAATGGCCGGCTGAGAAAGTGTACCGATACACTGACCCTAGGAACCTGATCCGGGTAATTCCGGCGTAGGGAAAGGATCGAAAATCGTTCGCTTTCTGTG belongs to Polycladomyces subterraneus and includes:
- a CDS encoding ATP-binding protein → MSKLIILMGLPGSGKSTYANQFDHGVVLSSDTIRKELFNDVQFQGNNKLVFDTLYRRAKEYLERGYDVVIDSTHLEAHRRLQVINLFRGYEKEIHVIHTPVDECKRRNRERERVVPEYVIDQMAEKMEYPTYKEGWSKIVDVNPNQLD
- a CDS encoding ATP-binding cassette domain-containing protein, whose translation is MEEVLQTVGLMGTADQKVKTYSLGMKQRLGIAQALLGNQKVVILDEPANGLDPMGIRELRELIIRLRDQKGLTFFISSHLLDELEQMCNRLVVVRKGRLVWQGRMEDLSGNDGWVYTVSKADQALAVLSGKVAVKQLSPNRLEVQVGENKIDEINRLLMQHNVRVLGIEKKQKKLEDLFIEWVSS
- the tnpA gene encoding IS200/IS605 family transposase; the encoded protein is MKGGVARCLLKRALRATFFVFSCCSIYKILIKLKPWDKHTGGRKRHLIHYHFVFCPRYRRKVLINQVEEQFKQLVKDICQENGWDILAMEVMPDHCHLFLNSLPSDSPSDIMAKLKGVTSGKLRQEFNHLSHLPSLWTRSFFVSTAGNVSSETIRRYVEEQKKRG
- a CDS encoding zinc-binding dehydrogenase, producing MKAIVLREFGGPEQLRYEEVPDPTPGRGEVVVRLKAAALNRRDYFITINQYPGIRIPAIPGSDGAGIVVAVGEGVDSIAVGSEVVINPTLNWGDNPRVQGPDFQILGVPTDGTYAQLVKVPAENVFPKPEYLSWEEAAALPLAALTAYRALITRGRLQPGETVFIPGIGGGVATFLLQIAVATGARVFVSSRSDEKIERALQLGAAGGVNVNSEKWVKELQDRMEGQADLCVDSVGGDTFTQLIRIAKPGGRIVTFGATRGPVPNLVMPLIFLKQLDILGSTMGNAEEFEQMLSFFKKHEIRPVIDRSFPLEQASEALKRMQAGDQFGKILLEIPE
- a CDS encoding ABC transporter permease, whose amino-acid sequence is MIRLWISEWERLWSRRITWILFFSIPLVLWVTGKYYLEKNAHLSPFSPEFTVMDNFPTMALAEQLITFFNLIVLMLLVFSITEEYRTGQLRLIMLRAYSFRQIFFAKWLTVMGTVGLLQVAYFLESYLIGAWMFPFTGQTRLFLHVGWVSSGQAFSYHLRYYMIAFATLVVISAVTMFFAVISRTTTTAMRLSVGFLMISIAYPFILFVFTEKVA